The DNA region GGCGTTGCGGGGGACCTTCGTTCGCTGGGAACGCGGCGGCGCGCGGATCGTCTTCCCCCCCCCGCGCTGATGGTGCACTAGTGGCGTCTCCCCTTCCCCAGATGCTCCTCGACGGCCTCTTCACCGGGGGGACGTACGCCTTGATGGCGGCGGGGATGGCGTTGATCCTGGGCGTGGTCAAGGTGATCAACCTGTCCCACGGGGCTTTTTTCACCCTGGGGGCCTACGTCGCCTACGCGCTCGCCGAGCGGGGAGTCGAGACCCCGCTCGCCGCCGCGCCGCTCGCCGCCGTCATCGCCTTCGCCTTCGGCGTCTTCCTCGGCAAGAGTTTCATCAACCCGGCCCGGAAACACCCGTTCGCCCTGCCGGTGGGGACCCTTGCGTGCGCCCTCCTGTTCGAGCAGTCGGCGCAGATGGTCTGGGGCCCGCACCCCCTTTCGATCGAAGCGGGCGATCCGTGGATCGGCCCCGGGGGCCTCGTCATCCGGCGGTGGGGGGTGATCGCGTTCCTCTCCTCCGCGGTGCTGCTGGGCGGACTCAAGTGGGTTCTCTCCGCCCGCCCCGGGCTGCCGCTTCGACTGATCGCCGAAGACGAGGAGATCGCCGGCTCGCTGGGGATGGATGTCGAGGCGATCCGGTACACGACGTTCGGGGGGGCCTGTGCGATGGCGGCGGCGGCGGGAGCCCTCCTCTCCCCTTCCGGAGCGGTCACGCCGACGATGGGGCGCGCGCCGCTCCTGCTGTCCCTCGTCGTCGTGATCGTCGCCGGGATGGACTCCGTGGCGGCGATCTTCCTCCTCTCGATCGGGCTGGGAATTTTCGGCAACGCCTGCGCCTGGCTCCTTTCTCCCCAGTGGTCGTACGTCGCCCTGCTCGCCGCCGTCTGCCTGCTGCTGTCGGCGCGCCCCGCCGGACTCGTCGTCCAGGCCTGTCGGCGCGACGGATGAGCCGCTGGGGGGGTCTTCCGTCCGGGCCGTGGGCCGCCCGTTACCGCGGGGGTTGGCTGGCGGCCGGGATCGGGCTGCTCCTGCTCTTCCCGCTTTCCTCCCCCGACGCCTTCTTCCTCGACGTTTTCACGACCGGGTTCCTCCTGGCCGCGTTCGCGGCGTCCTGGGACGTGGTCGGCGGCGTCTCGGGACAGATCACGCTCGGGCACGCCCTCCCCTTCGGGGCGGCGGCGTATGCCTGTGCACTGCTCACGAGTCTCGCCGGGTGGCCGCTCCCCCTGGCGGTGGCGGCGGCGATCCTCCTGGCCGCCGCGATGGGGACGGGCATCGGGGCGCTCTCGGCGCCGCTGGCCGGACCGTTCGTGGCGCTGCTCACCCTCGCGCTGGGCGAGATCGCGCACGAGGCGGCCGTCGGGAACACCTTCTTCTCCGGGCCGGGGGGATACGCGTGGGGGGGCGAAGGCGGGATCCCGGTGGCGCTGCCGTGGCGTGACGCCCCCCCGTTCTCGTCGTATTACGCCGCCCTCGCCTTCCTTTGCATCGCCTCCTTCGGCATGCTGCGTTTTTCGCGCTCGGGCGCGGGACTCATCCTCCGCGCCGTGGCGGGGTCCCCGATCACGGCCCAGGCGTCCGGGGTCCCGATCGCACGGTTCAAGCGGCTGGCGTTCACCGTGGGATCCGCCTTCGCGGGAGCGGCGGGAGCGGGATTCGTCATCCACGTGGGACGCGCCACGGCGACCGACCTCTCCCTCGAGCTCTCCTTCCAGGCCGCCACGTTCGCGGCAGTGGGGGGGCGCGGGACGATCGTGGGTCCGGTCGTCGCGGCGCTCGTCCTTCATGTCCTCTTCCAGGGGCTGTCCCTGTCGCCTTCGACCCGGGTCCTGCTCTACTCGATGACCCTGCTGGTCACCCTGCGGTTTTTCCCCGGGGGAGTGGTCGGGACCGCCAGGGACCTGGCCTCGCGGCTCGGCGGGAAAGAAGGGACGCGGACCCCGCGTGGCCGCGTCCGGAACCGGAACGGGGGGGGAACGC from bacterium includes:
- a CDS encoding branched-chain amino acid ABC transporter permease; translation: MSRWGGLPSGPWAARYRGGWLAAGIGLLLLFPLSSPDAFFLDVFTTGFLLAAFAASWDVVGGVSGQITLGHALPFGAAAYACALLTSLAGWPLPLAVAAAILLAAAMGTGIGALSAPLAGPFVALLTLALGEIAHEAAVGNTFFSGPGGYAWGGEGGIPVALPWRDAPPFSSYYAALAFLCIASFGMLRFSRSGAGLILRAVAGSPITAQASGVPIARFKRLAFTVGSAFAGAAGAGFVIHVGRATATDLSLELSFQAATFAAVGGRGTIVGPVVAALVLHVLFQGLSLSPSTRVLLYSMTLLVTLRFFPGGVVGTARDLASRLGGKEGTRTPRGRVRNRNGGGTP
- a CDS encoding branched-chain amino acid ABC transporter permease — protein: MASPLPQMLLDGLFTGGTYALMAAGMALILGVVKVINLSHGAFFTLGAYVAYALAERGVETPLAAAPLAAVIAFAFGVFLGKSFINPARKHPFALPVGTLACALLFEQSAQMVWGPHPLSIEAGDPWIGPGGLVIRRWGVIAFLSSAVLLGGLKWVLSARPGLPLRLIAEDEEIAGSLGMDVEAIRYTTFGGACAMAAAAGALLSPSGAVTPTMGRAPLLLSLVVVIVAGMDSVAAIFLLSIGLGIFGNACAWLLSPQWSYVALLAAVCLLLSARPAGLVVQACRRDG